One region of Phragmites australis chromosome 18, lpPhrAust1.1, whole genome shotgun sequence genomic DNA includes:
- the LOC133899150 gene encoding endoglucanase 19-like, with protein sequence MEPKSSSRHSLCVLAAMLQLLLFAPSLAAAFNYADALAKSIIFFEGQRSGKLPPGNRMPWRGDSGLRDGAQYNVDLVGGYYDAGDNVKFGLPMAFTTTMLAWSVVDFGKFMGAELPHARAAVRWGADYLLKAATSTPDTLYVQVADPNQDHRCWERPEDMDTPRSVYAVTKDKPGSDVAAETAAALAASAIVFRRADPAYSSRLLHAAMKVFNFADRHRGSYSDSLSAFVCPFYCSYSGYHDELLWAASWLHRASNNVSFMSYVQVNGMQLGAGDDDYSFSWDDKRVGTKVLLSKGFLRKKLQGLQLYKAHSDNYICSLVPGTSSFQSGQYTPGGLVYKEGASNMQYVTTATFLLLAYAKYLRSSGSSVVCGAKDVSPGELIALAKRQVDYILGKNPAGMSYMVGFGARYPRRVHHRGASMPSVRAHPGRIGCEEGFRYLHSGAPDANVLVGAVVGGPDARDAFADDRDSYGQSEPATYINAPLVGALAFFAGTAKY encoded by the exons ATGGAGCCAAAGAGCAGCAGCAGACACAGCTTGTGCGTGCTTGCAGCCATGCTTCAGCTGCTGCTCTTCGCTCCGAGCTTGGCCGCGGCGTTCAACTACGCCGACGCGCTCGCCAAGTCCATCATCTTCTTCGAGGGTCAGCGCTCCGGCAAGCTGCCGCCCGGCAACCGCATGCCCTGGCGCGGCGACTCCGGCCTCAGGGACGGCGCCCAGTACAAT GTGGATCTGGTCGGCGGGTACTACGACGCCGGCGACAACGTCAAGTTCGGCCTGCCGATGGCGTTCACCACCACGATGCTGGCGTGGAGCGTCGTCGACTTCGGCAAGTTCATGGGCGCCGAGCTGCCACACGCCAGGGCCGCCGTGCGCTGGGGTGCCGACTACCTCCTCAAGGCCGCCACGTCCACGCCGGACACGCTCTACGTCCAGGTCGCGGACCCGAACCAGGACCACCGGTGCTGGGAGCGCCCCGAGGACATGGACACGCCGCGCAGCGTCTACGCCGTCACCAAGGACAAGCCCGGTTCCGACGTCGCCGCCGAGAcggccgccgcgctcgccgcgTCCGCCATCGTCTTCCGCCGCGCCGACCCGGCCTACTCGTCCAGGCTGCTCCACGCCGCCATGAAGGTGTTCAACTTCGCGGACCGGCACCGCGGGTCGTACAGCGATTCGCTGAGCGCGTTCGTGTGCCCTTTCTACTGCTCCTACTCCGGCTACCAC GACGAGCTTCTGTGGGCCGCGTCGTGGCTGCACCGCGCGTCGAACAACGTATCGTTCATGTCGTACGTGCAGGTGAACGGCATGCAGCTGggcgccggcgacgacgacTACTCCTTCAGCTGGGACGACAAGCGGGTGGGCACCAAGGTCCTCCTCTCCAAG GGGTTCCTGAGGAAGAAGCTGCAGGGGCTGCAGCTGTACAAGGCTCACTCAGACAACTACATCTGCTCGCTGGTGCCTGGCACGAGCAGCTTCCAGTCGGGCCAGTACACGCCGGGCGGGCTCGTCTACAAGGAAGGCGCGAGCAACATGCAGTACGTGACGACGGCGACGTTCCTGCTGCTGGCCTACGCCAAGTACCTCCGGTCCAGCGGCTCGTCGGTGGTCTGCGGCGCCAAGGACGTCTCCCCGGGCGAGCTCATCGCGCTGGCGAAGCGGCAGGTGGATTACATCCTGGGGAAGAACCCGGCGGGGATGTCGTACATGGTGGGGTTCGGCGCGCGGTACCCGCGGCGCGTGCACCACCGCGGCGCGTCCATGCCGTCGGTGCGCGCGCACCCGGGGCGCATCGGGTGCGAGGAGGGGTTCAGGTACCTGCACTCGGGCGCGCCCGACGCCAACGTGCTGGTGGGCGCCGTGGTGGGAGGGCCCGACGCGCGCGACGCCTTCGCCGACGACCGCGACAGCTACGGGCAGTCGGAGCCCGCCACGTACATCAACGCGCCGCTCGTCGGCGCGCTCGCATTCTTCGCCGGCACGGCCAAGTACTGA